In Pongo abelii isolate AG06213 chromosome X, NHGRI_mPonAbe1-v2.0_pri, whole genome shotgun sequence, one DNA window encodes the following:
- the RENBP gene encoding N-acylglucosamine 2-epimerase isoform X1, with product MRKGLRAQQDMEKERETLQAWKERVGQELDRVVAFWMEHSHDQEHGGFFTCLGREGRVYDDLKYVWLQGRQVWMYCRLYRTFERFRHAQLLDAAKAGGEFLLRYARVAPPGKKCAFVLTRDGRPVKVQRTIFSECFYTMAMNELWRATGEARYQTEAVEMMDQIVHWVQEDASGLGRPQLQGAPAAEPMAVPMMLLNLVEQLGEADEELAGKYGELGDWCAQRILQHVQRDGQAVLENVSEGGKELPGCLGRQQNPGHALEAGWFLLRHCIRKGDPALRAHVVDKFLLLPFRSGWDPDHGGLFYFQDADDFCPTQLEWAMKLWWPHSEAMIAFLMGYSDSGDPVLLRLFYQVAEYTFRQFRDPEYGEWFGYLSREGKVALSIKGGPFKGCFHVPRCLAMCEEMLGALLGRPAPAPAPTPASTPAPTPACRGAE from the exons atgagAAAGGGTCTCCGAGCGCAACAG GACATGGAGAAAGAGCGAGAGACTCTGCAGGCCTGGAAGGAGCGCGTGGGGCAGGAGCTGGACCGCGTGGTGGCTTTCTGGATGGAGCACTCCCACGACCAGGAGCACGG GGGCTTCTTCACGTGCCTTGGCCGCGAGGGGCGGGTGTATGATGACCTCAAGTATGTGTGGCTGCAGGGGAGGCAG GTATGGATGTATTGTCGCCTGTACCGCACTTTCGAGCGCTTCCGCCATGCTCAGCTTCTGGACGCAGCAAAAGCAG GTGGTGAGTTCTTGCTGCGTTATGCCCGGGTGGCACCTCCTGGCAAGAAGTGTGCCTTTGTGCTGACTCGGGACGGCCGCCCGGTCAAGGTGCAGCGGACCATCTTCAGCGAGTGTTTCTACACCATGGCCATGAACGAGCTGTGGAGGGCCACAGGGGAAGCACGGTACCAG ACGGAAGCGGTGGAGATGATGGATCAGATCGTCCACTGGGTGCAGGAGGACGCGTCGGGACTGGGCCGGCCCCAGCTCCAGGGGGCCCCTGCTGCAGAGCCCATGGCGGTGCCCATGATGCTGCTGAACCTGGTGGAGCAGCTCGGGGAGGCAGATGAGGAGCTGGCGGGCAAATACGGAGAGCTGGGGGACTGGTGCGCCCAGAGGATTCTGCAGCACGTGCAG AGGGATGGACAAGCTGTGCTGGAGAATGTGTCAGAGGGTGGCAAGGAACTTCCTGGCTGCCTGGGGAGACAGCAGAACCCAG GCCACGCGCTGGAAGCCGGCTGGTTTCTGCTCCGTCATTGCATTCGGAAAGGCGACCCCGCACTTCGAGCCCATGTGGTTGACAAGTTCCTGTTGTTGCCCTTCCGCTCCGGATGGGACCCTGACCACGGAGGCCTCTTTTACTTCCAGGATGCTGATGACTTCTGCCCCACCCAG CTGGAGTGGGCCATGAAGCTCTGGTGGCCACACAGTGAAGCCATGATTGCCTTCCTCATGGGTTACAGTGACAGTGGGGACCCTGTGCTGCTGCGCCTCTTCTACCAAGTGGCTGAGTACACCTTCCGCCAG TTTCGCGATCCCGAGTACGGGGAATGGTTTGGCTACCTGAGCCGAGAGGGCAAGGTGGCCCTCTCCATCAAGGGAGGTCCTTTCAAAG GCTGCTTCCACGTGCCGCGGTGCCTAGCCATGTGCGAGGAGATGCTGGGCGCCCTGCTgggccgccccgcccccgcccccgcccccacccccgcctccacccccg
- the RENBP gene encoding N-acylglucosamine 2-epimerase isoform X2: MEKERETLQAWKERVGQELDRVVAFWMEHSHDQEHGGFFTCLGREGRVYDDLKYVWLQGRQVWMYCRLYRTFERFRHAQLLDAAKAGGEFLLRYARVAPPGKKCAFVLTRDGRPVKVQRTIFSECFYTMAMNELWRATGEARYQTEAVEMMDQIVHWVQEDASGLGRPQLQGAPAAEPMAVPMMLLNLVEQLGEADEELAGKYGELGDWCAQRILQHVQRDGQAVLENVSEGGKELPGCLGRQQNPGHALEAGWFLLRHCIRKGDPALRAHVVDKFLLLPFRSGWDPDHGGLFYFQDADDFCPTQLEWAMKLWWPHSEAMIAFLMGYSDSGDPVLLRLFYQVAEYTFRQFRDPEYGEWFGYLSREGKVALSIKGGPFKGCFHVPRCLAMCEEMLGALLGRPAPAPAPTPASTPAPTPACRGAE; encoded by the exons ATGGAGAAAGAGCGAGAGACTCTGCAGGCCTGGAAGGAGCGCGTGGGGCAGGAGCTGGACCGCGTGGTGGCTTTCTGGATGGAGCACTCCCACGACCAGGAGCACGG GGGCTTCTTCACGTGCCTTGGCCGCGAGGGGCGGGTGTATGATGACCTCAAGTATGTGTGGCTGCAGGGGAGGCAG GTATGGATGTATTGTCGCCTGTACCGCACTTTCGAGCGCTTCCGCCATGCTCAGCTTCTGGACGCAGCAAAAGCAG GTGGTGAGTTCTTGCTGCGTTATGCCCGGGTGGCACCTCCTGGCAAGAAGTGTGCCTTTGTGCTGACTCGGGACGGCCGCCCGGTCAAGGTGCAGCGGACCATCTTCAGCGAGTGTTTCTACACCATGGCCATGAACGAGCTGTGGAGGGCCACAGGGGAAGCACGGTACCAG ACGGAAGCGGTGGAGATGATGGATCAGATCGTCCACTGGGTGCAGGAGGACGCGTCGGGACTGGGCCGGCCCCAGCTCCAGGGGGCCCCTGCTGCAGAGCCCATGGCGGTGCCCATGATGCTGCTGAACCTGGTGGAGCAGCTCGGGGAGGCAGATGAGGAGCTGGCGGGCAAATACGGAGAGCTGGGGGACTGGTGCGCCCAGAGGATTCTGCAGCACGTGCAG AGGGATGGACAAGCTGTGCTGGAGAATGTGTCAGAGGGTGGCAAGGAACTTCCTGGCTGCCTGGGGAGACAGCAGAACCCAG GCCACGCGCTGGAAGCCGGCTGGTTTCTGCTCCGTCATTGCATTCGGAAAGGCGACCCCGCACTTCGAGCCCATGTGGTTGACAAGTTCCTGTTGTTGCCCTTCCGCTCCGGATGGGACCCTGACCACGGAGGCCTCTTTTACTTCCAGGATGCTGATGACTTCTGCCCCACCCAG CTGGAGTGGGCCATGAAGCTCTGGTGGCCACACAGTGAAGCCATGATTGCCTTCCTCATGGGTTACAGTGACAGTGGGGACCCTGTGCTGCTGCGCCTCTTCTACCAAGTGGCTGAGTACACCTTCCGCCAG TTTCGCGATCCCGAGTACGGGGAATGGTTTGGCTACCTGAGCCGAGAGGGCAAGGTGGCCCTCTCCATCAAGGGAGGTCCTTTCAAAG GCTGCTTCCACGTGCCGCGGTGCCTAGCCATGTGCGAGGAGATGCTGGGCGCCCTGCTgggccgccccgcccccgcccccgcccccacccccgcctccacccccg